In Thalassoglobus sp. JC818, one DNA window encodes the following:
- a CDS encoding serine hydrolase domain-containing protein, giving the protein MINSIKFKYSNSILSKACDTMKTELFARGNLKGRLLPLLGIFLSISSFHAAADETAPAINQERLNRIDRIVDEGLQRDQFPGCVVLIQFKGKTVFEKAYGNLQIEPEVIPMQVDTVFDLASLTKPIATASSIHLLAQRGDIDVHETAHHYLPDFQGSGKETITIEQLLTHTSGLIPDNALSDYQSGRDEAYEKINQLSLSAQPGEKFMYSDVGFIVLGRIVEKVSGQRLDEFCQAEIFGPLKMSETGYLPAPALRERAATTQKRGDHWMRGEVHDPRAYEMDGVAGHAGLFSTAQDLSRFAAMILNDGELEDVQLFTPASIQHMTNSVDVPRGVRSLGWDKQSPYSSNKGDLLSDSAIGHGGFTGTGIWIDPDLELAVIFLSNRVHPDGSGSVNNLIGRISTVAAAALPDKVD; this is encoded by the coding sequence ATGATCAACTCGATCAAATTCAAATACTCAAACTCCATCCTCTCGAAAGCCTGCGACACAATGAAAACAGAACTCTTCGCCCGAGGAAATTTGAAGGGCCGACTCCTGCCACTGCTGGGCATCTTCCTCTCTATCAGTTCATTTCATGCAGCCGCGGATGAAACTGCCCCAGCTATCAACCAAGAGCGTCTGAATCGAATCGATCGAATCGTGGACGAAGGGCTGCAACGTGATCAGTTTCCGGGTTGTGTCGTGTTGATCCAGTTCAAGGGCAAGACAGTCTTTGAGAAAGCTTATGGGAATCTACAGATCGAACCGGAAGTCATTCCGATGCAGGTCGACACGGTTTTCGATCTGGCATCTCTGACGAAACCAATCGCGACCGCTTCGAGTATTCATCTTCTCGCGCAGCGAGGCGACATTGACGTTCACGAAACCGCGCATCACTACCTTCCCGATTTTCAGGGGAGCGGAAAAGAAACGATCACAATCGAACAGCTACTGACACACACGAGTGGACTCATCCCGGACAATGCTCTCTCTGACTATCAATCTGGTCGAGATGAGGCTTACGAGAAGATCAACCAACTGTCGCTCTCTGCTCAACCGGGAGAGAAATTCATGTACAGCGATGTTGGCTTCATCGTCCTCGGTCGAATCGTGGAAAAGGTCTCGGGCCAGCGACTCGATGAGTTCTGCCAAGCCGAAATTTTCGGGCCACTCAAGATGTCCGAGACAGGCTATCTGCCAGCTCCGGCACTTCGAGAACGAGCGGCGACAACACAGAAACGCGGCGATCACTGGATGCGTGGTGAAGTCCATGATCCGCGTGCGTACGAAATGGATGGCGTCGCTGGACATGCTGGTCTCTTCTCGACAGCTCAGGATCTCTCAAGATTCGCAGCCATGATTCTCAATGATGGCGAACTCGAAGATGTTCAACTCTTCACACCAGCTTCGATTCAACACATGACGAACAGTGTTGATGTCCCGCGCGGGGTTCGTTCGCTCGGATGGGATAAGCAATCTCCCTACTCATCCAACAAAGGAGATCTGCTCAGCGATTCGGCAATTGGACATGGAGGTTTCACAGGAACGGGAATCTGGATCGATCCCGACCTCGAGCTTGCAGTCATCTTTCTAAGCAACCGCGTTCATCCTGACGGCTCCGGTTCGGTCAACAACCTCATCGGTCGAATCTCAACGGTCGCAGCAGCTGCGCTGCCTGATAAAGTCGACTGA